The Mugil cephalus isolate CIBA_MC_2020 chromosome 19, CIBA_Mcephalus_1.1, whole genome shotgun sequence genome has a window encoding:
- the pargl gene encoding poly(ADP-ribose) glycohydrolase — MKDETKKNQSSDVSKSQASSSSSSTSSSSSVKPSCNTAEEKKKPEWQQSSNDSRSQASSSSAEPCSSVDDRSKWKKKKEEQEQEQEVSSSCCELKDLKRLRDCYQNLGSLNVHPWHTILIHVQAFNQKFGIVPHEGQDVWSSDVVKMPCSRGGNPSSPQASRWQEISKHLKALASKRSASSDDVEKVIKKYNPNYKEQWKFDALKKFLKLEQKREKHFKELFPKIAALASKLPEHVMKPIPLLRRGHSATITMSQAQISCLLANAFFCTFPHRNTSKPGAEYGNYPSINFSSLFGQWTERKQEKLKAVLHYFDVVTDDKTAPSGLVTFHRRCLKDAPDWKSSKATLGKLCVTSKGKIEDEGEGMLQVDFASSRVGGGVLSSGLVQEEILFLINPELIVSRLFTEKLDDDECLFIRGSQRFSRYSGFSDGFTWDGAYEDVRVQRDDWSRLQREIVAIDALSYKHSRDQFNMNSITRELNKAFCGFKGRQGQTEPAVATGKWGCGAFHADPQLKALIQLMAAAQAHRDVAFFSYEDEHLERSLQKIHHLLVTKGTTLAELHSLLDKYCTDVNKHRGSHMDLFEFITKALRSSRSHL, encoded by the exons ATGAAGGACGAGACTAAAAAGAACCAGAGCAGCGACGTTAGCAAGAgtcaggcctcctcctcctcctcctccacctcctcctcctcctcagtgaaACCTTCCTGCAACAcggcagaggagaagaagaagcctgaatggcagcagagcagcaacGACAGCAGGAgtcaggcctcctcctcctcagctgaaCCTTGCAGCAGTGTTGATGATAGAAgtaaatggaagaagaagaaggaggagcaggagcaggagcaggaggtgtCGTCTTCATGCTGTGAGCTGAAGGATCTGAAGCGACTCCGGGACTGTTACCAGAATCTGGGATCTCTGAACGTCCACCCCTGGCACACGATCCTCATCCAT gtgcAGGCTTTCAACCAAAAATTTGGAATAGTTCCTCATGAAGGGCAAGACGTCTGGTCCAGTGACGTGGTGAAGATGCCGTGTTCACGA GGGGGCAATCCCAGCTCCCCACAGGCGTCAAGGTGGCAGGAGATCTCCAAACACCTGAAGGCTCTGGCCAGTAAGAGATCAGCGAGCAGCGACGACGTGGAG AAAGTCATCAAGAAATACAACCCCAACTACAAAGAGCAGTGGAAGTTTGACGCCCTGAAAAAGTTCCTGAAG cttgaacagaaaagagaaaaacacttcaaagaACTGTTTCCAAAGATCGCAGCTCTGGCCTCGAAGCTTCCAGAACACGTGATGAAG CCTATCCCGTTGCTCCGTAGAGGACACTCAGCAACCATCACCATGTCTCAGGCTCAGATTTCCTGTTTGCTCGCCAACGCATTTTTCTGCACCTTCCCTCACCGCAACACGTCCAAACCAGGCGCCGAGTACGGCAACTACCCGAGCATCAACTTCAGCAG tctgTTTGGACAGTGGACCgagaggaagcaggagaagCTGAAGGCCGTCCTGCATTACTTCGACGTGGTGACCGACGACA AGACTGCACCATCAGGACTGGTGACGTTTCACAGACGCTGCCTCAAAGACGCTCCCGACTGGAAGAG CTCTAAGGCGACGCTGGGGAAGTTGTGCGTTACGTCAAAGGGTAAAATcgaggatgaaggtgaaggaaTGCTTCAG gtggacTTTGCCAGCAGTCGGGTCGGTGGGGGGGTTCTGAGTTCTGGTCTCGTTCAGGAGGAGATTCTGTTCCTCATTAATCCAGAGTTGATCGTCTCTCGACTCTTCACGGAGAAACTGGACGACGACGAGTGTCTGTTCATCAGAG GTTCTCAGCGGTTCAGCCGTTACTCTGGTTTCAGCGACGGTTTCACGTGGGACGGCGCGTACGAAGACGTTCGCGTCCAAAG AGACGACTGGTCTCGGCTGCAGAGGGAGATCGTCGCCATCGACGCTCTGAGctacaaacacagcagagaccAGTTCAACATGAACAGCATCACCCGGGAACTCAACAAG GCGTTCTGCGGCTTTAAGGGACGTCAGGGACAGACGGAACCGGCCGTGGCCACGGGGAAGTGGGGCTGTGGAGCCTTCCACGCAGACCCGCAACTCAAAG CTCTGATCCAgctgatggcagcagctcagGCCCACAGAGACGTGGCCTTCTTCTCCTACGAGGATGAACATCTGGAGCGCAGCCTGCAGAAAATACACCACCTACTGGTCACAAAGGGAACTACACTGG ctGAACTTCACAGCCTCCTGGATAAATACTGCACTGAtgtgaacaaacacagaggttCACACATGGATCTGTTTGAATTCATCACAAAAGCCCTCAGATCCTCCAGGAGTCACCTGTGA
- the ogdhb gene encoding 2-oxoglutarate dehydrogenase, mitochondrial isoform X3: MHSLASSLGFYGLAESDLDKVFRLPKTTFIGGSENALPLREIIRRLESAYCQHIGVEFMFINDVKQCQWIRKKFETPGVLQFSVEEKRTLLARMIRATRFEEFLQRKWSSEKRFGLEGCESLIPALKTIIDKSSQSGVESVIMGMPHRGRLNVLANVIRKELEQIFCQFESKLEAADEGSGDVKYHLGMYHRRVNRVSDKYITMSLVANPSHLEAVDPVVQGKTKAEQFYCGDTEGKRVMSILLHGDAAFAGQGIVYETFHLSDLPSYTTHGTVHVVVNNQIGFTTDPRVARSSPYPTDVARVVNAPIFHVNADDPEAVMYVCNVAAEWRNTFHKDVVVDLVCFRRNGHNEMDEPMFTQPLMYKRIKKQKGVLQKFVEKLIAEGVVTTQEYEEEVASYDRICEEAYARSKDEKILHIKHWLDSPWPGFFTLEGQPKSMSCPSTGISEEELGHIGNIAASVPVEDFTIHGGLSRILKGRANMVNQRVCDWALGEYMAFGSLLKEGIHVRLSGQDVERGTFSHRHHVLHDQNEDKRICIPMNYISPDQAPYTVCNSSLSEYGVLGFELGFAMASPNALVLWEAQFGDFHNTAQCIIDQFISSGQAKWVRQNGIVLLLPHGMEGMGPEHSSARPERFLQMCNDDPDVFPKPSEDFAMRQLYDCNWIVVNCSTPGNYFHVLRRQILQPFRKPLIVFTPKSLLRHPEAKSSFDDMLPGTHFRRLIPDDSAAAQPDKVKRIIFCTGKIYYELARERKNRGLDESVAVVRIEQLSPFPFDLVKEESDRYPNADLVWCQEEHKNQGYYDYVRPRICTTVGHSRPVWYAGRGSAAAPATGNKQTHLTELQRLLEAAFDLEAFKT, encoded by the exons ATGCActcactggccagttcattag GTTTTTATGGGCTGGCCGAGAGCGACTTGGACAAGGTCTTCCGACTTCCCAAAACCACCTTCATCGGCGGCAGCGAGAACGCGTTACCGCTGAGAGAGATCATACGCCGCCTGGAG TCTGCCTACTGTCAACACATCGGGGTGGAGTTCATGTTCATCAACGACGTGAAGCAATGCCAGTGGATCAGAAAGAAGTTTGAGACTCCGGGAGTCCTCCAGTTctctgtggaggagaagaggacgCTGCTGGCCAGAATGATCCGGGCGACCAG GTTCGAGGAGTTTCTCCAGAGGAAGTGGTCTTCGGAGAAACGCTTCGGGCTGGAGGGCTGCGAGTCGCTCATCCCGGCTTTGAAGACCATCATCGACAAGTCCAGCCAGAGCGGAGTGGAGAGCGTGATCATGGGAATGCCTCACAG AGGAAGACTGAATGTGCTGGCTAACGTGATCCGGAAGGAGCTCGAACAAATCTTCTGCCAGTTCGAGTCCAAGTTAGAGGCTGCAGACGAG GGCTCTGGTGACGTGAAGTATCACCTGGGAATGTATCACCGGAGGGTAAACCGGGTCAGCGACAAGTACATAACCATGTCGCTCGTGGCGAATCCGTCCCACCTGGAGGCCGTGGACCCGGTGGTTCAGGGAAAGACCAAAGCTGAGCAGTTCTACTGTGGAGACACTGAGGGGAAGAGG GTGATGTCCATCCTGCTGCACGGAGACGCTGCGTTCGCTGGCCAGGGAATCGTTTACGAGACGTTCCACCTGTCTGACCTGCCGTCCTACACAACCCACGGTACCGTACACGTGGTGGTCAACAACCAG ATCGGCTTCACCACAGATCCCAGGGTGGCTCGTTCTTCTCCGTACCCGACGGACGTGGCTCGAGTGGTGAACGCGCCGATCTTTCACGTCAACGCCGACGACCCGGAGGCTGTGATGTACGTGTGCAACGTGGCCGCCGAGTGGAGGAACACGTTCCACAAAGATGTCGTCGTTGACCTG GTGTGCTTCAGACGTAACGGCCACAACGAGATGGACGAACCCATGTTCACGCAGCCGCTGATGTACAAGCGCATCAAGAAGCAGAAAGGAGTCCTGCAGAAGTTTGTAGAAAAACTCATCGCCGAAGGCGTCGTCACAACGCAAGAATACGAG GAGGAAGTCGCCAGCTACGATAGAATCTGTGAGGAAGCTTACGCTCGCTCCAAGGACGAGAAGATCCTCCACATCAAACACTGGCTGGACTCACCGTGGCCTG gttttttCACTCTGGAGGGTCAACCTAAGAGCATGAGCTGCCCTTCGACCGGCATCAGCGAAGAGGAGCTCGGCCACATCGGAAACATCGCGGCCTCCGTCCCGGTGGAAGACTTCACGATACACGGAG GGCTGAGTCGCATCCTGAAGGGACGCGCCAACATGGTGAACCAGCGAGTGTGCGACTGGGCGCTGGGCGAGTACATGGCCTTCGGTTCGCTGCTCAAAGAGGGAATCCACGTACGTCTGAGTGGACAGGACGTGGAGAGAGGGACATTCAG CCACCGACACCACGTTCTGCACGACCAGAACGAAGATAAGAGGATCTGCATCCCGATGAACTACATCTCCCCTGATCAAGCCCCTTACACCGTCTGCAACAGCTCCCTGTCTGAGTACGGAGTCCTAG GCTTTGAGTTGGGCTTCGCCATGGCCAGTCCCAACGCGCTGGTCCTGTGGGAGGCCCAGTTCGGAGACTTCCACAACACGGCCCAGTGCATCATCGACCAGTTCATCAGCTCGGGCCAGGCCAAGTGGGTCCGACAGAACGGCATCGTGCTGCTGCTTCCTCACGGCATGGAGGGCATG GGTCCGGAGCACTCGTCAGCTCGGCCCGAGAGGTTCCTGCAGATGTGCAACGATGACCCAGATGTTTTCCCT AAACCTTCAGAGGACTTCGCGATGCGGCAGCTTTACGACTGTAACTGGATCGTGGTCAACTGCTCGACTCCCGGCAACTACTTCCACGTCCTGCGCAGACAGATCCTGCAGCCGTTCAGGAAGCCG CTGATAGTGTTTACGCCGAAGTCGCTGCTGCGCCACCCGGAGGCCAAGTCCAGCTTTGACGACATGTTGCCAG GAACCCACTTCAGACGACTAATCCCGGACGACTCTGCAGCCGCTCAACCCGACAAGGTGAAGAGAATCATTTTCTGCACCGGCAAGATTTACTATGAACTCGCCCGGGAACGAAAGAACAGAGGCTTGGACGAAAGCGTGGCTGTGGTCCGCATCGAACAG CTGTCTCCGTTCCCGTTCGATCTGGTGAAAGAAGAATCTGATCGATACCCAAACGCTGATCTGGTTTGGTGTCAGGAGGAGCACAAGAACCAGGGATACTACGACTACGTCAGGCCGCGCATCTGCACCACCGTCGGCCACTCACGCCCCGTCTG GTACGCCGGTCGTGGTTCTGCAGCGGCTCCGGCCACCGGCAACAAACAGACTCACCTGACGGAGCTGCAGCGCCTCCTGGAGGCGGCGTTCGACCTGGAGGCCTTTAAGACTTAA